GAGGAAGCGGAGGGCCTGCTGTTTTTCGAAGCGAACCAACGAGGGATTAGCATCCGTGAGATGAGCTCGATCTTGTTAGGATCATTCGTGAGGCGCGTCCGCAGTAAGCTGGATACATGTAAAAATGTCTCCTTACTGGTGCTAATCGGGGGTGAGACGGCGCGTTCGATGTTAAAAGAATTAACGATTAACACCATTTTTCTTGAACACGAATTCGAACCAGGAATTATCGAAAGCGTCGCCGTGCTTCCGAGAGCCTATAAAATCATTACGAAATCGGGAGCATTCGGAGATCCCAACACACTTGTCCGCATCTTGGAGAAGCATCGAATAGGAGGATGAAGCGTGAATAAGAGTAAGCCTGTAATCGGAATTACGATGGGCGATGCTGCAGGCGTCGGCCCTGAGATTATCGTGAAAGCGCTGGCACACTCAAAGATATATGATTGGTGCCAACCTGTGGTCATTGGGGAGAAAAAAGTGCTAGAACGAGCCATGCCCCTGGTGAAGAGCGAGCTAGCATTAGAAGTCCTGAACGAGTCTAGTGATTGGACTGAAGCGGGTCAAGCAGGAACTATCTCATTAGTTGATGTGAGTTATCCTATGGCACCTCCAGAATTCGGGCAATTATCCGCTGAAGCGGGTGATGCTGCGTATCGTTGTGTGAAGAAAGCTGTAGAGTTAGGTCTTGCTGGCAAAATCGGAGCCATTTGTACTGCACCATTGAATAAAGAAGCGCTACACCTGGGTGGTCACTTATATCCGGGGCATACTGAGCTGCTTGCTCATCTAATGGATGTCAAAGATTATGCCATGATGCTTGCAGCACCGAAGCTTAGAGTTATTCACGCGACGACACATGTGGGGTTAAAGGACGCTATTGATCGACTAAGCCCGCAGCGAATTCTTCGCGTGATTCAATTGGCGGATGATCTGCTACGGAAGAGTGGCATCACTTCACCGCGCATTGCGGTTTGTGGTATTAATCCGCATGCCGGTGAGAACGGGTTATTTGGTAACGGAGAAGAGGGCGAGAAAATCGTACCAGCGATACAGGAAGCCGTTGCAGCTGGAATCAATGCGACCGGTCCTTATCCAGCTGATACAGTCTTTTTCCGCGCGGTTCGTGGGGATTTCGATTGTGTTGTTGCGATGTATCATGACCAAGGACATATCCCAATTAAAGTACTCGGCATGGAAGAAGGCGTAAATATATCCGTTGGTATGCCTCTCGTACGAACAAGTGTAGATCATGGTACGGCATTCGATATCGCTGGTACCGGCATTGCAGATGAATCCAGCTTAATCGAAGCGATTCGTCAGGCTGCTGCTCTAGTTCCACATAGTTGAAGGGAGAGTTCATGATGATAAAACCTCAAGGTATTATACCCGCTATGGTAACACCATTTGATCATAATAATCGACTGAATGAAGCTGTCGTTCGCCAGATGATTCGGCGCCAAATTGCTGCAGGGGTACACGGAATCTTTGTACTCGGGACGAATGGTGAATTTTTCGCTATGTCGGAGGATGAGAAGGTCGAGCTTGTTCGTATTGCTGCGGATGAAATCGGTGGAAGCGTTCCGCTCTATGCTGGCTCGGGTGCTATCACGACATCGGATACCGTCCGTTTATCGTGTAGGTTAGAGGAAGCAGGCGCAGATATTTTATCTGTGATCACCCCTTATTTTGTTCCATTGAATCAGTCCGAGCTGCACAAGCACTTTGAAACTGTTGCAAGGTCTACGGCCCTGCCAATTGTACTCTATAATATTCCTGCCCGTACAGGCATTATGCTGGAAGCGCGGACAGTAGCCACGCTATCACAAATTTCTAACATCGTTGGTGTGAAGGATTCGAGCGGTAACTTCGAGCATGTGCTACAGCTCATTCAACAGAGTGATACAAACTTCTCGGTTCTTGCTGGCACAGATTCGTTAATATTATCGGCGCTACAGGCAGGGGGAAGCGGTGCTATCGCGGCATCGGCGAATGTTGTACCTGCAACGGTTGTCTCGATCTATGATCATTGGCAGGCAGGACGACTTGAAGATGCCAACAAAGCGCAAGCGGATATCGCGGCTATTCGAAAGCTAATGCAATACGGTTCCATTCCAGCTGGTCTGAAAGAAATTCTAAATCAGCTCGGACTTGAAGTGGGTTCACCGCGACTACCCGTACAGCCGGTTGACGAAGTGACGCGTAATGCGATTGCGCAAGGGATGCGTGCAGCTTGTCTTGTGAAGGAGGTGTAAGTCTTGTCTATCCTATTTCAAACATCAGAATCTATATTAGCTGGCGTAGGCACATTCCATTCCGTTGCAGAGCAAATTCAGAAGCAGCTTGGACCTGTTAAGCGAGCGCTGATCATTACGATTTCAAATATGAAAAAGAATGGCATTGCGGATATGCTCCAGCAGCAGCTTCGTACATTCCGTATCGAGTCTGATGTACTAGACGATGAAATCTTACCTGAACCTACTGCAGATCATATCAAAGAGGTTCATTCGAAATTTAAAAATGAACCATACGACGTTTATATTGGCATTGGCGGTGGGAGCGTACTTGACGCAACGAAGCTGTTCTCTGTCTTAACGACAAACCATACATCCATTGAGGAAATGCTAGGGACGGACAATATTAAGCAGGATGGTATTCCAACTGTATTAATTCCGACAACCTCAGGAACAGGTTCAGAGGTTACGCCGAATGCGATCGTTACATTTCCTGAGCGACAATTGAAAATTGGTGTCGTTAGTCGTCGATTGTATCCAAAGCTCGCCGTACTAGACCCAGAGCTCACGGTCTCACTTCCGAAGGAAGTGACAGCGGCAACAGGTATGGACGCCTTTACGCATGCACTGGAATCATTCATAGGTAAGAAAGCGAATAGGATTAGCGATATGTTCGCATTGGAATCGATGCGGCTTATAAGTAGAAGCATTGTTGAAGCGTATGAAAACGGTAGCTCCATTGCTGCTCGTTCAGCGATGTTGTTCGGCTCCGCTTATGGTGGTATGGCGCTTGCGGCCTCAGGAACAGCTGCTGTTCATGCGATGGCCTATCCGTTAGGCGGCACTTTTAGTATTCCTCATGGTGTTGCCAATGCCATGCTGCTGCCTCATGTCATGGAAGCGCAGCTTGATGAGATTACAAATCGACTCGCCTTGGCTGCAGGTGTCATGCGCCAAGGGTTGGACATAAATAGCAGATTGGCTAGCAATGAGCATGAGGCGGCATGGGCACTTGAGCAGATTACCGAATGGACGAATCGCGTTGGCATCCCGCAAAATTTAGAGGCTTACGGTGTCAAGGAGCAGGATATTCCTTTCCTAGCAGAGGGAGCGTCACAGGTGACACGTCTGATGGATAATAATCCGAAGCAGTTTTCTCTCGCGGAGCTCGAGCAAATATATCGTAAGCTATTACCGATCAAAGTGAGCTAGGAGGTCAGGATATGCGAACAATTATCGTGGATCAGAATGGAAATGGCGATTACCTTACAGTGACGGAGGCAATTCAGGCTGCCCCAGATCATGCAATTGAACGGACATGTATTGTACTTAAAAATGGTGAATATCGAGAGAAAATTACCGTTCCAGAGAACAAAAGAAACTTATGTATGATTGGCGAAACCCGAGATGGAGCAATCATCATCTATGACGATTCATTCTCAACAATAAAGCCCAATGGCGAGAAAATGACGATGTACGAAACACCGACCTTCACGATTCTTGCAGATGATTTCTATGCGGAGAATATAACCTTTGCAAATGCAGCGAGTAGAGTGGAACCGCGCGGGCAGGCACTCGCGATTGAAGCGAGAGGAGATCGGGCTATTTTTCGGAATGTCTCCATTCTTGGTCATCAAGATACGCTCTATACATCTGGTTATGGCAGACAATTGTATGACCACTGTTACATCGAGGGAACCGTAGACTTCGTATTCGGATCTGCGACAGCCGTATTTAATGAATGTGAGCTACATAGCATTGATCGTCATAATGGCTATGTGACAGCGCCTTCAACGGGAAATGCACAGACATATGGTTATGTATTTCTGAACTGCAGGCTAACGACCTCCGCATCTGCTGAGACCGTGAGTCTCGGCCGACCATGGAAGCCTTATGGTAGCTCGATTTTCGTAAATACATGGATGGATCGTCACATCCGCCGAGGTGGTTGGGATAATTGGCGTGACCCGAATAAGGAGATCACATCGCGATTTGCGGAATATGGAAGCACGGGTCCGGGAGCAGAACAAGCGGATCGTGTGGGATGGGCGAAAATGTTAACGGAAAAGGCGGTAGCGACATTAACGATAAGCAGCGTACTCTCAGGAGATGACGGATGGAATCCGGGAGAGATATCCGTGATAAACGCTGAGACAGGTGTGTAACTGACAGATCACTGTAATTATCCGTTTATAGAAAGGTGTTTACGAGATGTGGAATCCTGATGGCTTTATGGAAATGCTGTATGAACAATCCGTAACGGCAAGGAAGGGGCTATCCAGTCGAAGTAACTCGGAACGGAAAGCCCTATTAAAGGAACGATTACAATCTTCATTAGGATCTTACGAAGATATGCGCGCGCCGCTTAATCCAATTTTATTGGAACGAATAGAGTATGAAGATTACATTCGAGAACGTATCGAAATCGGAACGGTCATAGGACTTCGAATGCCGATATACATTCTCATTCCCAAGACAGAAGTTAGAGTGGTGCAGTCTGGGCAGCTTCCTGGAATGTTGGCATTGCATGGTCATGGTTACGGTAGCCGTGAGGTTATTGGTCTAGCCTCTGACGGTACGATGCTGACGAAAAAGGGGGGGCACAACAGCTTTGCGATGGAGCTCATGAGACAGGGGCATATTGTCGTAGCCCCGGAGATGATCGGCCTTGGTGATCGCAGGCTGCTTCGTGATACGATTCCGGGCAAAGAACGAAGCTCCTGTATTTCTTTAACCGGTCAATTGCTGATGTATGGCATGTCCCTCGGTGGACTGCGCGTATTCGAAGCGCTTAGGGCGCTCGATTATTTTGTCACGCGGACAGAGGTCGCTGCCGACCAGATTGGATGTATGGGCTTTTCTGGTGGTGGTACGGTCGCTGCATATGCTTCGGCGTTGGATGAGCGGATTAAAGCTACCGTATTATGTGCCTTTACCAATACATTTAAAGGTAGCATCTTATCTATCAATCATTGTATCGATAATTTTGTACCTGGCGTGCTGGATTATGCTGAGCTTCCGGACCTCATTGGATTAATCGCTCCGCGTCCTCTATTCATTGAATCGGGAGAGAATGACCCTATATTCCCTGCTTCATCCTTGCAAGAAGCGATTGAGATTCTGCAGGGCATCTATTGCCAGGAACAAGCAGAAGACATGCTCCAATACGATATTTTCCCAGGTGTGCACGAGGTGAATGGACGCGAAATATATCCTTGGCTACGCTCGATCTGGCGATCAGGGATTAGCCATTACCCAGGTAATGATCTGAATATGATAGAGGAGGCGAAAGCGGAATGAATAGAATATCGCTAGGCATTCAAGAGGGTGCAACGAGACGAATGCATTACGGCTTGGAGTTGTTGACTAGAGCCCTGCAGGAATGCGGCTATGAAACTAGTGAGACGAATCAAGAATGGAACGCACTTACTTACAGAGCTTCTCCGGAAATGAAAGTTTATATTGGAAATCGAGAAGAATCTGAATTTATTCGTTCGTTCGAGCAGCAGGAGGTGCTGCTCTATCATTCGCAGACACCAGGCAAGGAAGGCTTTTATATCGCTACACTACCGGGGAACCTGATCGTTGTATCTGGTGGAAATGACACAGGGGCCTTGTATGGAGCCATGGAACTAGCTGCGAAGGTTCGCTCGGCAGGAAAAGTGCCTAATCTCCTAGCACATGGGGAAACACCAGTCTTTGTTTTACGCGGACCTGTTCTTGGTTTGCAGAAGACAGAAATTGAGCCACCAAGACGCACATATGAATATCCGATCACACCAGATCGGTTTCCTTGGTTTTATGATAAAACGATGTGGCTTGATTATTTGGATATGTTATGTCAGCAGCGCAGCAACGTCGTTTACATCTGGACGGGGCATCCGTTTGGTTCACTAGTAAAGTTGAAAGAATATCCAGAGGCATTAGAAGTAACGGAAGAGGAATATCAGCTCAATTTGGAGACCTTCGGTTGGTTAACAGAAGAAGCAGATAAACGAGGCATTTGGGTAGTACTGAATTTCTATAACATTCATATTCCACTACCATTTGCAGAGAAGCATGGTCTCGCGCTTCATCAACCGAAGCCATTACCGATTACTGCAGATTATACACGTAAGGCCATTGCGGAATTTGTTAGGTCTTATCCGAGTGTTGGACTTATGCTATGTCTAGGTGAAGCGCTGCAAGGAGGCACTTATGGGGCGGAATGGTTTACAGATACGATTATTGCAGGTGTAAATGAGGGCCTTCATGATCTCAAGGTGAAGGAATATCCGCCGATTATTCTGCGTGCACATGCGTTGAAGGCCGAGCCGATCGTGGAGAAGGCCACTCCACTCTATCCCAATCTGTATACTGAAGCTAAGTACAATGGTGAATCGCTTACGACCTGGACCCCAAGAGGCGGTTGGGTGCAGACGCATCTTAATTTAAGTGGTATGCAGTCGGTTCATATTGTGAACGTCCACGTTCTTGCGAATTTGGAGCCGTTCCGTTACGGGTCACCTGCTTTTATTCAGAAGAGTATGCAGGCTGCGAAGCATCGGCAGAATGCGAACGGACTCCATGTCTATCCACTGTTCTTTTGGGATTGGCCTTATAGTAGTGATAAGGTGGAGCCTAGATTGAAGCAGATGGAACGCGATTGGATCTGGTTTGCTGCATGGGCTCGGTATGCTTGGAATCCAGACCGGGACTCAGAAACGGAAGCGTACTATTGGATCGAACAATTATCTGCAAGGTTCGGCTCGCGAGAAGCGGGCATATCACTCCTTGAAGCGTACGATAACTTTGGTGAATGTGCACCACGCCTACTACGACGCTTCGGAATTACAGAAGGTAACAGGCAGACATTATCGCTAGGGATGAAGATGAGTCAGTTGACGAATCCAGACCGTTATTCACCTTACCGGGCGTTGTGGGAAGATCATGCACCGCAGGGAGAGAGGCTGGAATTATTCGCTGAACGCGAAGCTGCTGGCGAGCCGCATATCGGTGAGACGCCATTCGACGTGGTTGAATCGAGTGAGATGTTCGCGGATCAAGCGTGGGCAGCCATTCAGCGTGCCAGCGCACATGTCACGCACAATCGAGAAGAATTCGATCGAATTGCTACAGATATCGAAGCGATTCGTTATATGGTGAAGTTCTATGGTGCCAAGGTACGGGCTGCCGTCAAGGTGTTGCTGTATAAACATCAGGTGAACGGCAACTATTTGGACCGAGTGGATTTATTGGAGGAGGCTGTTCCATATCTTCGGGAGAGTCTGGATTGGTACCGCAAGCTGACAGAGTTGACGGAACATACCTATTTATGTGCTAATAGCATGCTCACGCCTCATCGCAAGATTCCGATCCCTGACGGAAGGAAATATAAACATTGGAAAGACTGTCTTCCCGTCTATGAAGAGGAGCTGAGGAACTTCGAATTCAGTGTGAACAACCTAAAGTCGGGTAGCCTGCCAGCACAGGTAAGTGGTGAAGAACGATTCGATTCCTACCAACCAGCTAACTTCCGGTTAATCTCAAACCATGCGGAGCTCTACAAGCTAGAGAAGGACAGCTGTCTATTCACGGACGGAGAAGTCTATGTTCAGAGCTATGCAGAAGAACTTGAAGGTTTAATTGGGGTTCGCTTTAGCCGTGAAGAGGCAGTAAATCAAGGGGTTTCCGTTGAGTTCGAGACGGATACGTCGATTCATGTACTTGTTGGGTACTTCAATTCAGCTGATTCACAATGGCTTCAAGTGCCGACATTAGATGAGAATACACATGCCGATGAACGAGGAGGCTTGTCTCCCATTTTGCGAAAAGGGATCAAGATCCCATTCTACCCTAGTGTAAATGTTCACGCGTTTTTATATGAAGCTGGACGTCATGTGCTGAACCTTGGGGTAGGAGCTTATGCAGTGCTCGGCGTTATAGCAGGAGATCAGCAGTTGAAGGAGCGAGACGTATCACCGTTCAGTGAAAGCTCCCGCTCACTGGATTGGCTATACGGCTGAGTAAGCCGATTACTTCGAATGGAGTTGAACTGACCATGGAGAAACAAACATATCGGTTGGGTGTTATCGGGCTTGGGGAAGGAAGAAGTATTCTCTCGGCGGCACAGCAGAGTGATCGCTTTGAGATAGCGAACATGTGTGATCTGAATGAAGAGATGTGTAAGGAACGAGCGGAGGAGTTCGGCTTAACTCGCTATACACTCAACTATGATGACATGCTGAATGATCCAGACATCGATGTTATCGCGATTTATACCCCGGATCAGCTACATGCACGGCATATTAAACAAGCGTTCGAAGCAGGTAAACATGTCATCGTCACGAAACCAATGCTTGTTAATTTGGAAGGTGTTCATGAGCTACTCGCAGCATCAAGAGCATCTGGCAAGCAGCTGTTCGTTGGACAGAGCAGTCGCTTCTTTGAACCGATGCTGCATCAACGCGAAGATTACCTTGCGGGCAAGCATGGTGACCTCGAAGCGATTGAAACCTATTATATTTCGGACTCACGCTGGTTTCTTGAGCGTAGCTGGAGCAAGCAATCCGGCTTCAGCTGGATGTACAATTTCATGATCCATGCTGTAGACCTCGCAGCTTGGTACTTGCCGAGCATTGAAGAGGTATTCGGATATGGACGTTCAAGCAGCACCAACAGTGCTCACGGACTGACTGTACCGGATACGATGCGCTTCCTGATGAAAGATGCCGAAGGGCGCATTGCCCAAGTGAGTGGCTCCTATACAACACCAGCCTTACGCGGTATTGATCCGGGAATTAGCTGTACACTGCGTGGTACGAATGGCACCAGCCGCGCCGTCTATTCCAAGCTGGAATACTACACAAAGTTTCAAGGGGAAAAGTCGGCGGTTCATTCCTATCAGGACAAGCGACCGTATTACTTCCGTTTTGAAGGCGAGAGCCATCATGCAGGTGAGTACCAGAACTATATCGAATATTTCGCGACATGTCTGGATCAAGGAGAGACACCTAAGCCTGATCTACATGAGGGCATTCGGACGCTAGCGGTTATGGCAGCGATGGAACGAAGCATGGAGACAGGATTGCCAGTTCGTGTGGCGGATATATTGAAGGAGCATGAGCTTCACTAAAACTGCTGAAATAATAATAACGCGATCGGATGAGTGAACTGCGTTGGGTTCGGCCCCCGCCCTTGGCAGTATATAAGAAGGAGCATATTCTTAGTGATATGCTCTTTCTTTTTTTAGTAAGTGTAAGTTTGACTAACCAGTAACCAAATCCTGACGAAGAAACCTGCAAAAGTACATCTTTTTATGATAGAAGGGTGACTGAAGCAAGAATTCCTGCAAATCTGCAGGAATTCTTGCTTCAGAAGAAGCCCTCGAGCCATAAATGAGGATATTCCTGTATATTTGCAGCTTTTGGGCTTAAGGAAGAAAATATCTGCACAAAAAGCTGTATATTTGCAGGATTTCTCTAATCTATATAAGCTGAAAATAAGAATATATCAAATAGCGAGAAGGTACGGGAACTGGAGGAGCGCTAGCGGCCGCCTTTGTTTGCAGATTTCCGCCGCTAACAGCGGAATACAATCAAGAAATCTGCAAACAACAGCGGCCGGAAGTCCAATGATTCACCGCAGTGACTACTGAGCTTTAAGTTAATGTCATTAGGTCGGTCTATATAACGAAAGGTATGGATGAATAAGGGGTTAACAATTTCATTCTGGATGTGAGTCGAGGGCTTATCAGATTTTTTGGCATACTAGAATTTATAACATTTTGCGGTGAATGATATCCTATCGCCTCGTTTTCATTTTCTGCAAAAGTTAAGGCATGGAGCCGAACATCTTACAACGAATGCGAAACGAATTGACGGGATGTGCATATATTCAACTTCAACTTGTGGCATTGGGAAATCCTATTTTTAATGATCTCCCACCACTTTGGGATGTTTAACGGACTGAGTAGATCTTATATCCACCTAAATGCATGTTTTAGTCTAACTAACGAGCCAAATGTATGCGAAAAACCGAACACAATGTGCCGCCGGTAACGTAAACGAGCCAGCACCGTTATTCGCCCCAAATCACCAGGGAATGGGCTTGTTATAAGGGAATAAGTGCAATACTGTCCGTTAACCCTGGTGTATGTACTCATTTACCGGAAATAAGGGCCATACGGTCCGTATGTGGAACCTCACTAAAAGAGTGTACATGGATAGTGTTCGGAATTACGGATGTACTGGCATTGAAGAAATAGAATGAAGCGTTGGATTTACTTCAGATCTTTAAAGGACCGAGCCGTAGGTGAGGTTTTTCTTATAAGCAGCTATAAAATTCCCCATTCGGCACGCGCTCCAGAAAGTCCTTCGAGGTTAAGCATTGTATGAGGTATAATGAGTAGAACTCTTACAATAAGTTAGTAGAAGGGACGATCGGGATAATGTTGAAAACGGAATTTATAGAGGTCTTGTCAGTTATTTCCCATAAATTATATACTTCGGCAACGGATGTTATGGAAACTGCGAGCAAGCTAATCCCGGCTAATACGTTCTGCATTGCCAACCTGGACAGCCTGTCCACTAAGGTTCTTAAATCGTATAACCGAGAGAAGGTTATGCTGGTTGAAGGACTGGTGGTGGACAATGAGGAGTCGTATTGTGCTCTGGTTACCGAACATGCGCAAGGTCCGCTTTTTATAGATAATAATCTGACTCATCCGCTGACCAAAGATATGGATGCGACGCAGTTTGTTGGAGGATGTTCGTTTATTGGAGTGCCGATTCGTAATGAAAAAGGGGAATTCTACGGTTCTCTGTGTTCATTCGATCATAATTTCTATCAGTACCAAAAGCGGGATGTAGAGCTTCTGATTGCCTTGTCGGCTTTTTACACGAACCTGCTGGATATGGAGTCTACTTTTATTCAATTTAAAGCCATAGAAGAACAGGCAACTCGTATGCTTGAAGAAAAAAATAATCTACTGGCCGTACTCAGTCATGAAATCCGTACACCGATGAATGGGGTGATTGGCATGACGAGTCTACTGCAGACGACCGAGCTGTCTGACGAGCAAACGCTTTATGTGGATGTGATTGAGAAGAGCGGTAGCAATCTGCTGGCGATGATGGATCACATCCTTGATTACTCTAAAATGGAGGCCGGGACGATAACGCTGGAGAATAGCCCATTCCAAATCCGTGATATTATCTCGCATGTATTGCAGTTGTTCTCTGCCGAGGCCGAGAAGAAAGGGTTAAAGCTGCATGCAATTTTCGGAAGTGAAGCAGAGCCTGCTCTTCTGGGGGATAGTAATAAAATTTGTCAAATTCTAACTAATCTAGTGGGAAACGCGCTTAAATTTACCGAACACGGAGAGGTCTGCTTATTTGTTCAAAATAATGCCGATTTGGAAGACAAGGTCACCTTCTCCGTCGAGGTAAGGGATACCGGCATTGGACTTCCTATAGAACAGAAGGATAGCCTGTTCCGCTCCTTTTCACAAATTCATGAAAGACACTCACCAGGGAAGTATAGCGGTGCGGGACTTGGGCTCTCCATCTGTAAGCAACTAGCAGAATTAATGAATGGAGAAGTCTGGCTTAAGGATACAAGCGAACAGGGTAGTTCCTTCGTATTTGCTATCCCCTGCCCCGCTGTGTGGTGAGCCGTACGGGAGAAATTAAAAAGAAGGAGCCGCCAAGGTACAGGCGGCTCCTATTTTCATAAGCTTATTGCTTGTTCTTCAGGAAGGCCTCCCACTGTGTGGTGATTTCTGCTTCTAACTTTTCTATCCCTGAGGCTTTCAGCTTCGCGATATAATCACCAAGCACTTTGTTCGGGTCGACAGCTCCGGTCTCGAGTGCGGCCTCAAATTCATTTTTGACAGCATTAATGTTCGCGACCTCCGCTTTGACGTTGTCCTCACTATACTGAAAGCCGCTGCTTGCCGGCACAATTGCATTATTGTTCAGTTCGATCGTTTTCTCCCACGTATTAGCGTCTTGGCCAGGCTTCAGGTAGGCGTTGAACTGATCGCCAAAGACCCAGTCGGCATTCGGAGCGTACCCGGATTTTTCAATTGGGGCGATATACTGCTCGTCGGTTTTGGTGTAATGCTTGCCTTCAATGCCGTTGCAAATCAGGTTATATAGATACTTATCGGTATTGAGCAGATTGATCAGCATAAGTGCGCGCTCAGGGTTTTTGGAGTTCTTGTTGATGACCTGAATCGCACTGGCAATGCCGGTGAAATAGCTGTCGGAGATCGGAGCGTAGACGACGTCGTTG
This window of the Paenibacillus sp. FSL R10-2734 genome carries:
- the pdxA gene encoding 4-hydroxythreonine-4-phosphate dehydrogenase PdxA → MNKSKPVIGITMGDAAGVGPEIIVKALAHSKIYDWCQPVVIGEKKVLERAMPLVKSELALEVLNESSDWTEAGQAGTISLVDVSYPMAPPEFGQLSAEAGDAAYRCVKKAVELGLAGKIGAICTAPLNKEALHLGGHLYPGHTELLAHLMDVKDYAMMLAAPKLRVIHATTHVGLKDAIDRLSPQRILRVIQLADDLLRKSGITSPRIAVCGINPHAGENGLFGNGEEGEKIVPAIQEAVAAGINATGPYPADTVFFRAVRGDFDCVVAMYHDQGHIPIKVLGMEEGVNISVGMPLVRTSVDHGTAFDIAGTGIADESSLIEAIRQAAALVPHS
- the dapA gene encoding 4-hydroxy-tetrahydrodipicolinate synthase; this translates as MMIKPQGIIPAMVTPFDHNNRLNEAVVRQMIRRQIAAGVHGIFVLGTNGEFFAMSEDEKVELVRIAADEIGGSVPLYAGSGAITTSDTVRLSCRLEEAGADILSVITPYFVPLNQSELHKHFETVARSTALPIVLYNIPARTGIMLEARTVATLSQISNIVGVKDSSGNFEHVLQLIQQSDTNFSVLAGTDSLILSALQAGGSGAIAASANVVPATVVSIYDHWQAGRLEDANKAQADIAAIRKLMQYGSIPAGLKEILNQLGLEVGSPRLPVQPVDEVTRNAIAQGMRAACLVKEV
- a CDS encoding iron-containing alcohol dehydrogenase; the protein is MSILFQTSESILAGVGTFHSVAEQIQKQLGPVKRALIITISNMKKNGIADMLQQQLRTFRIESDVLDDEILPEPTADHIKEVHSKFKNEPYDVYIGIGGGSVLDATKLFSVLTTNHTSIEEMLGTDNIKQDGIPTVLIPTTSGTGSEVTPNAIVTFPERQLKIGVVSRRLYPKLAVLDPELTVSLPKEVTAATGMDAFTHALESFIGKKANRISDMFALESMRLISRSIVEAYENGSSIAARSAMLFGSAYGGMALAASGTAAVHAMAYPLGGTFSIPHGVANAMLLPHVMEAQLDEITNRLALAAGVMRQGLDINSRLASNEHEAAWALEQITEWTNRVGIPQNLEAYGVKEQDIPFLAEGASQVTRLMDNNPKQFSLAELEQIYRKLLPIKVS
- a CDS encoding pectinesterase family protein — its product is MRTIIVDQNGNGDYLTVTEAIQAAPDHAIERTCIVLKNGEYREKITVPENKRNLCMIGETRDGAIIIYDDSFSTIKPNGEKMTMYETPTFTILADDFYAENITFANAASRVEPRGQALAIEARGDRAIFRNVSILGHQDTLYTSGYGRQLYDHCYIEGTVDFVFGSATAVFNECELHSIDRHNGYVTAPSTGNAQTYGYVFLNCRLTTSASAETVSLGRPWKPYGSSIFVNTWMDRHIRRGGWDNWRDPNKEITSRFAEYGSTGPGAEQADRVGWAKMLTEKAVATLTISSVLSGDDGWNPGEISVINAETGV
- a CDS encoding alpha/beta hydrolase family protein codes for the protein MWNPDGFMEMLYEQSVTARKGLSSRSNSERKALLKERLQSSLGSYEDMRAPLNPILLERIEYEDYIRERIEIGTVIGLRMPIYILIPKTEVRVVQSGQLPGMLALHGHGYGSREVIGLASDGTMLTKKGGHNSFAMELMRQGHIVVAPEMIGLGDRRLLRDTIPGKERSSCISLTGQLLMYGMSLGGLRVFEALRALDYFVTRTEVAADQIGCMGFSGGGTVAAYASALDERIKATVLCAFTNTFKGSILSINHCIDNFVPGVLDYAELPDLIGLIAPRPLFIESGENDPIFPASSLQEAIEILQGIYCQEQAEDMLQYDIFPGVHEVNGREIYPWLRSIWRSGISHYPGNDLNMIEEAKAE
- a CDS encoding Gfo/Idh/MocA family oxidoreductase; translation: MEKQTYRLGVIGLGEGRSILSAAQQSDRFEIANMCDLNEEMCKERAEEFGLTRYTLNYDDMLNDPDIDVIAIYTPDQLHARHIKQAFEAGKHVIVTKPMLVNLEGVHELLAASRASGKQLFVGQSSRFFEPMLHQREDYLAGKHGDLEAIETYYISDSRWFLERSWSKQSGFSWMYNFMIHAVDLAAWYLPSIEEVFGYGRSSSTNSAHGLTVPDTMRFLMKDAEGRIAQVSGSYTTPALRGIDPGISCTLRGTNGTSRAVYSKLEYYTKFQGEKSAVHSYQDKRPYYFRFEGESHHAGEYQNYIEYFATCLDQGETPKPDLHEGIRTLAVMAAMERSMETGLPVRVADILKEHELH
- a CDS encoding ATP-binding protein translates to MLKTEFIEVLSVISHKLYTSATDVMETASKLIPANTFCIANLDSLSTKVLKSYNREKVMLVEGLVVDNEESYCALVTEHAQGPLFIDNNLTHPLTKDMDATQFVGGCSFIGVPIRNEKGEFYGSLCSFDHNFYQYQKRDVELLIALSAFYTNLLDMESTFIQFKAIEEQATRMLEEKNNLLAVLSHEIRTPMNGVIGMTSLLQTTELSDEQTLYVDVIEKSGSNLLAMMDHILDYSKMEAGTITLENSPFQIRDIISHVLQLFSAEAEKKGLKLHAIFGSEAEPALLGDSNKICQILTNLVGNALKFTEHGEVCLFVQNNADLEDKVTFSVEVRDTGIGLPIEQKDSLFRSFSQIHERHSPGKYSGAGLGLSICKQLAELMNGEVWLKDTSEQGSSFVFAIPCPAVW